The following proteins come from a genomic window of Aquimarina sp. MAR_2010_214:
- a CDS encoding glycosyltransferase family A protein has protein sequence MKTLTVFTPTYNRAYCLGQCYDSLVRQVNQDFVWLIIDDGSSDNTKELVETWIKEGKISIKYHFQENQGMHGGHNSAYSLIETELNVCIDSDDFMPDNAVDEIMKFWSRVEKDSKIAGIIGLDSYKNGTVIGQKIPEHITKTTVEDLYYRYNVSGDKKIVYRTEVVQKYPPYPLFKKERFVPLGVLYLLIDKNYELLCLNEVLCVVEYMEDGSSRNIVKQYYRHPKGFQYARMINMRHSKYIKVRFKNAVHFVSHSLQLLDFKMFNKTPRFFLTIFAFPIGVLLYGYVRYINTFKK, from the coding sequence ATGAAAACACTAACAGTTTTTACACCAACTTATAATAGAGCTTATTGTTTAGGGCAATGCTATGATAGTCTTGTAAGACAGGTCAATCAGGATTTTGTATGGTTGATTATAGATGATGGTTCTAGTGACAATACTAAAGAATTGGTTGAGACATGGATCAAAGAAGGTAAAATTAGTATTAAATATCATTTCCAAGAAAATCAAGGAATGCATGGAGGACATAATAGTGCTTACAGTTTAATAGAGACAGAATTAAATGTTTGTATAGATTCTGATGATTTTATGCCAGATAATGCTGTAGATGAAATAATGAAATTCTGGAGTAGAGTAGAAAAAGATAGTAAAATTGCAGGAATTATAGGCTTGGATTCATACAAAAATGGAACAGTAATAGGGCAAAAAATACCAGAGCATATTACTAAAACTACGGTTGAAGATTTGTATTATAGATACAACGTTTCTGGAGATAAAAAAATAGTTTATAGAACCGAAGTGGTACAAAAATATCCGCCATATCCACTTTTCAAGAAAGAAAGATTCGTACCGTTGGGAGTATTGTATTTGCTTATAGATAAAAATTATGAACTGTTATGTCTTAATGAGGTTTTGTGTGTTGTTGAATATATGGAAGATGGGTCTTCACGAAATATTGTAAAACAGTATTATAGGCATCCGAAAGGATTTCAATATGCACGAATGATTAACATGAGGCATTCAAAATATATAAAAGTTCGTTTTAAAAATGCCGTTCACTTTGTTTCTCACAGTTTACAATTACTCGATTTTAAAATGTTTAATAAAACCCCCAGATTCTTTTTAACAATATTTGCTTTTCCAATAGGTGTTTTGCTTTATGGGTATGTTAGATATATAAATACCTTCAAAAAATGA
- a CDS encoding EpsG family protein — MFDFVPAQSYYSFYINISFGIVLFTLMHAFVLPITDKKNISYINWIGYVYLLFIILYVGLRPVEGGVFGDMGTYKRYFVNYANGATVMIEKDALFHHFMKVCSYVMSSEFFFLTCMFLYTFPLYRISKVFFKEYWFYCFLMLAVSFSFWTYGTNGIRNGMATSFFLYGLSFINRNKLLMVLFILLGSAIHQTMLLPAFAFSITYFYSKPKLYLIGWLLAIPLSIVLGGFWESLFASLGFADDRLEGYLTGDPSEYSFSSTGFRYDFLLYSAAAVFVGWYFIFKRNFEDKIYINIYNTYLICNAFWILVIRASFSNRFAYLSWFMMGLVIIYPYLKKEFFSKHHIVVGKVLTAYFLFTYLMYYIYYGG; from the coding sequence ATGTTTGATTTCGTTCCTGCACAATCATATTATTCGTTTTATATAAATATCTCGTTTGGTATTGTGTTGTTTACATTGATGCATGCATTTGTACTTCCTATAACAGACAAAAAAAATATTTCATATATCAATTGGATAGGGTATGTATATCTATTGTTTATTATTTTGTATGTAGGATTGCGACCGGTTGAAGGAGGTGTTTTTGGTGATATGGGAACGTATAAAAGGTATTTTGTAAACTATGCCAACGGTGCTACCGTTATGATAGAGAAAGATGCTCTTTTTCATCATTTCATGAAGGTATGCTCATACGTAATGTCATCTGAGTTTTTCTTTTTAACATGTATGTTTTTGTATACGTTTCCATTATATAGAATATCCAAAGTGTTTTTTAAGGAGTATTGGTTTTATTGTTTCTTGATGCTTGCGGTGTCATTTTCATTTTGGACATATGGAACCAATGGAATTCGTAATGGTATGGCTACATCATTTTTTTTATATGGTCTATCTTTTATAAATAGAAATAAACTATTGATGGTTCTGTTTATTCTTCTCGGAAGTGCAATTCATCAAACAATGTTGTTACCAGCCTTCGCATTTTCAATCACTTATTTTTATTCAAAACCAAAACTATATTTAATTGGATGGCTTTTGGCTATTCCATTATCTATAGTTCTAGGAGGTTTTTGGGAATCGCTTTTTGCAAGCTTAGGTTTTGCCGACGACCGATTGGAAGGATACCTTACTGGGGATCCAAGTGAATATTCTTTTAGTAGTACAGGTTTTAGATATGATTTTTTGTTATATAGTGCTGCTGCTGTTTTTGTGGGATGGTATTTTATCTTTAAGAGGAATTTTGAAGATAAAATCTATATCAATATATATAATACTTACCTAATTTGTAATGCTTTCTGGATATTGGTTATAAGAGCTAGTTTTTCTAATCGTTTCGCTTATCTATCGTGGTTTATGATGGGGTTGGTAATTATTTATCCCTATCTGAAGAAAGAATTCTTTTCAAAACATCATATAGTAGTCGGTAAAGTGCTTACCGCATACTTTTTGTTTACTTATTTGATGTATTACATTTATTATGGAGGTTAA
- a CDS encoding right-handed parallel beta-helix repeat-containing protein codes for MKRLPYYLLILMSYIAISCSNENLDDTAPVVEVENPDPDPNSVPDPDIPPNVVTTPCSSDILSNVAADATIIFNCVLDLDGKTITLPSNVKFEFDGGDIKNGKLVFDGGTIAGELLNSNLEIEGDVKLKKPTFNFFASRWGIAEGKVSDQVAKNNKDIFQNVIYKVKELQGDTFNVDKLDAFFKVDKPLAEATAREAAINIPGDYNLIMTDNTHLRMQPNGNVRPLLLTVTDGNSNVVIKGGILHGERDQHDYNSPGSHEWPTLLSLASCNTVLVDGVTFMDATGDGMSINATSHAHSPNYNPARNLIVTKCKFLRNRRNSLSITDGHHITIEDNEFIDAGIHTASSQGTAPGFAIDVEAARGSGPQPNQVVEDIIIRNNIEKGSRVGGFTVHTGDRVTIEGNQMENLISYSTTIGTIIRNNTITSTTDKTADNGTAITAGRNDRYERNYGNKVYGNTITGFSTGIKTANTDLKVYSNEIIDCKVGISIEILTNSEIYENTIRSSKETSNGIVSAGLSEYINNVTIRNNNIDVKRTSFIFVDINNNSGQENYKLVIRDNISTSTTLSNTNGVDFIGNTIDQSSIRLVKAKNSNVSSNKISASNSHGIRLDTGCKNIQIASNNISVSGNFNCIEQTTTDGLNISIGNDNTCNN; via the coding sequence ATGAAAAGATTACCTTATTACCTACTTATTTTGATGAGCTATATTGCTATATCCTGTAGCAATGAAAATTTAGATGATACTGCTCCTGTTGTTGAAGTTGAAAATCCAGATCCAGATCCAAATTCTGTACCTGATCCAGATATACCACCAAATGTGGTTACTACACCTTGTAGTTCAGATATATTATCTAATGTTGCAGCTGATGCTACAATCATTTTTAATTGTGTATTGGATCTTGATGGAAAAACGATTACACTGCCCTCTAATGTTAAATTTGAATTTGACGGAGGTGATATTAAAAATGGAAAACTAGTTTTTGATGGCGGTACTATTGCTGGTGAACTCTTAAATTCTAATCTAGAAATCGAAGGAGATGTAAAACTTAAAAAACCTACTTTTAATTTTTTTGCATCAAGATGGGGTATCGCAGAAGGAAAAGTCTCTGATCAAGTAGCTAAAAACAACAAAGATATTTTTCAAAATGTGATTTATAAAGTTAAAGAGTTACAAGGAGATACTTTTAACGTTGACAAACTTGATGCTTTTTTCAAGGTTGATAAGCCTCTTGCAGAAGCTACTGCACGGGAAGCAGCTATCAATATTCCTGGTGATTATAATCTTATAATGACTGACAATACACATTTGAGAATGCAGCCTAATGGTAATGTAAGGCCACTTTTACTTACTGTTACGGACGGAAACTCTAATGTAGTTATAAAAGGTGGTATCTTACATGGAGAACGTGATCAACATGATTACAATAGTCCAGGTTCTCATGAGTGGCCAACTTTATTAAGTTTGGCCTCATGTAATACTGTTTTGGTAGATGGAGTAACCTTTATGGATGCTACCGGAGATGGAATGTCTATTAATGCAACTAGTCATGCCCACAGTCCTAATTATAATCCTGCACGTAACCTTATAGTAACCAAATGTAAATTCTTGAGAAACAGAAGGAATAGTTTATCTATTACAGATGGGCACCATATCACAATTGAGGATAATGAATTTATTGATGCAGGAATTCATACTGCTTCATCACAAGGTACCGCCCCTGGTTTTGCTATAGATGTTGAAGCCGCAAGAGGTAGTGGTCCTCAACCTAATCAAGTAGTTGAGGATATCATAATAAGAAACAATATTGAAAAAGGAAGTCGAGTTGGAGGCTTTACAGTTCATACAGGTGATAGAGTAACTATAGAAGGAAATCAAATGGAAAACCTTATCTCTTATTCCACCACTATAGGAACAATTATAAGAAATAACACTATTACCAGTACAACAGATAAAACGGCGGATAATGGTACAGCAATAACAGCAGGCCGTAATGACAGGTATGAAAGAAACTATGGTAATAAAGTATATGGAAATACTATTACTGGTTTTTCTACAGGTATTAAGACTGCAAATACAGACCTAAAGGTTTATAGTAATGAAATTATTGATTGTAAAGTAGGTATATCTATAGAAATACTTACGAATTCTGAAATTTATGAAAATACTATAAGAAGTAGTAAAGAAACAAGTAATGGTATTGTTAGTGCTGGATTATCTGAATATATAAATAATGTAACAATACGCAATAATAATATAGATGTAAAGAGAACATCTTTTATATTTGTAGATATAAATAATAACTCTGGACAAGAAAACTATAAACTTGTTATTAGAGATAATATATCTACATCAACTACTTTAAGCAATACTAATGGTGTAGATTTTATTGGCAACACTATTGATCAAAGTAGTATAAGACTAGTAAAAGCCAAAAATAGTAATGTTTCTAGTAATAAAATTTCTGCTTCCAATTCACATGGTATTCGTCTGGATACCGGATGTAAAAACATTCAGATTGCAAGCAATAATATTTCTGTTAGTGGAAATTTCAACTGTATAGAACAAACTACTACTGATGGGCTTAATATATCTATTGGTAACGATAATACTTGTAATAATTAA
- the wecB gene encoding non-hydrolyzing UDP-N-acetylglucosamine 2-epimerase, whose protein sequence is MRKVLLIFGTRPEAIKMAPLVKEFKKYPKKFETKICVTAQHREMLDQVLSLFDIKPDFDLDLMKKGQDLYDITSRVLLGLRGVLEAENPDVILVHGDTTTSTAASMAAFYQKIKVGHIEAGLRTRNIYSPWPEEMNRQITGRIATYHFSPTKLSKKNLLDESINEDQIIVTGNTVIDALHLVLDQIRKNTNIQNDVFSSLVNVGISESKLESWISSERKLVLITGHRRENFGQGFENICLGIKKLAEKYPEVDFLYPMHLNPNVRKPISEVFLENELNNVVFVEPLEYLPFVYLMSKSYLVLTDSGGIQEEAPGIGKPVLVMRNTTERPEGLEAGTVKLVGTDKDLIINEVSSLIDSKELYLKMSEASNPYGDGFASKRIVEYFMNTL, encoded by the coding sequence ATGAGAAAGGTATTATTAATTTTTGGGACAAGACCTGAAGCTATAAAAATGGCTCCTTTGGTAAAAGAATTTAAAAAGTATCCAAAGAAGTTCGAAACTAAGATTTGTGTAACTGCTCAGCATCGAGAAATGCTAGATCAAGTGCTTTCTCTTTTTGATATTAAACCAGATTTTGACCTTGATTTAATGAAAAAAGGTCAAGATTTATACGATATAACTTCACGCGTTTTGTTGGGTTTAAGAGGTGTTTTAGAAGCAGAGAACCCAGATGTTATATTAGTTCATGGGGATACAACCACGTCTACAGCTGCCTCGATGGCAGCATTTTACCAAAAAATAAAAGTTGGACATATAGAAGCAGGCTTGAGAACCCGTAATATTTATTCTCCATGGCCAGAGGAAATGAACAGGCAAATTACAGGGCGTATTGCTACATATCATTTTTCTCCTACAAAACTTAGTAAAAAAAATTTGTTAGATGAAAGTATCAATGAAGATCAAATAATAGTAACTGGTAATACTGTTATAGACGCATTGCACTTGGTTCTGGATCAAATTAGAAAAAATACAAATATCCAAAATGATGTTTTTTCAAGTTTAGTAAATGTTGGTATATCAGAATCCAAACTTGAGAGTTGGATATCTTCCGAAAGAAAATTAGTATTAATAACAGGACATAGAAGAGAAAATTTTGGGCAAGGGTTCGAAAATATATGTCTGGGAATAAAAAAATTAGCTGAGAAATATCCTGAGGTTGATTTTTTATATCCAATGCATTTAAATCCAAATGTAAGAAAGCCTATCTCTGAAGTTTTTTTGGAAAACGAGTTGAACAATGTCGTATTTGTTGAACCTTTGGAATATCTCCCTTTTGTATATCTTATGAGTAAAAGCTATTTAGTACTTACCGATTCTGGAGGAATACAAGAGGAAGCGCCGGGAATAGGTAAACCTGTTTTGGTTATGCGTAATACGACAGAAAGACCTGAAGGACTTGAGGCCGGAACAGTAAAGTTGGTTGGAACTGATAAAGATTTAATTATAAATGAAGTTTCCTCACTAATAGATTCTAAAGAATTATACTTGAAAATGTCGGAAGCTTCAAATCCATATGGAGATGGATTTGCATCAAAAAGAATTGTTGAATATTTTATGAATACGTTATAA
- a CDS encoding glycosyltransferase family 4 protein: protein MKVLYITDQMYLHGGGERVLTNKANYFIDNGIAEVYIVTSEQKGNAPCYPIKSEVIFEDLAINYNRAISYFYPYNFIKIPKHFFRLNRIINKIKPDVIVTLSAQFDYYFLPFIHKKIPKIKEFHSSRHYASLSRKRNRSVLRRLMYRFNDYIESKYDRLAILTNDEQQYFKSQNTVVIPNSYTNYPKNKSDLTSKIAVSAGRIAPVKQFDKLIVAWWHIAQTHPDWRLEIYGKGEEQDVKLLQKMIDDFNIGNQVKLCGETNDLESKMLNSSLYVMSSKTECFPMVLLEAMTCGLPIVSFDCPHGPGNIITDDGVLVEMDNEKKLAEAVVSIINNTKDHKEKGNRSRENVKRYSLEKICNQWSELFVRLMNS, encoded by the coding sequence ATGAAGGTATTGTATATTACAGATCAGATGTACCTACATGGGGGAGGAGAGCGTGTTCTTACAAATAAAGCCAATTATTTTATAGATAATGGTATTGCCGAAGTATATATTGTAACATCAGAACAAAAAGGAAACGCCCCTTGTTACCCAATTAAATCCGAAGTAATTTTCGAAGATTTGGCAATAAACTACAATCGGGCAATCAGTTATTTTTATCCATATAATTTTATTAAAATACCTAAACATTTTTTTAGACTAAACAGAATAATAAATAAAATCAAACCAGATGTTATTGTAACACTTAGTGCACAGTTTGATTATTATTTTTTACCCTTTATTCATAAAAAAATTCCTAAAATAAAAGAATTTCATTCTTCAAGACATTATGCTTCTTTAAGTAGAAAAAGAAATAGATCAGTTTTAAGAAGATTAATGTATAGGTTCAATGATTATATTGAATCAAAATATGATCGTCTTGCAATTTTAACTAATGATGAACAGCAATATTTTAAGTCTCAAAATACTGTTGTTATTCCAAATAGTTACACAAATTATCCAAAAAATAAATCTGATCTTACTAGTAAAATAGCTGTAAGTGCAGGAAGAATAGCTCCTGTAAAACAATTTGATAAGTTAATTGTAGCTTGGTGGCATATTGCTCAAACCCATCCCGATTGGCGCCTTGAGATTTATGGAAAAGGGGAAGAACAGGATGTGAAATTGTTACAAAAAATGATTGATGATTTTAATATAGGAAATCAAGTTAAATTATGTGGGGAGACAAATGATTTAGAAAGTAAAATGTTAAATTCTTCATTGTATGTGATGTCATCAAAAACAGAATGTTTTCCTATGGTTTTACTTGAGGCAATGACCTGTGGTTTGCCTATTGTATCATTTGATTGCCCACATGGTCCTGGAAATATAATCACAGATGATGGAGTTTTGGTAGAAATGGATAACGAAAAAAAATTAGCGGAAGCGGTAGTTTCTATTATTAATAACACTAAAGATCATAAAGAAAAAGGAAACAGATCAAGGGAAAATGTAAAAAGATACTCATTAGAAAAAATATGTAATCAATGGAGTGAATTATTTGTCAGGCTAATGAACAGTTAG
- a CDS encoding glycosyltransferase — protein sequence MKVLQVINSLLSGGAEKLLVDSIIKYENKGLQVDLLLLYGEKTPFYEYLQSRSNVNIISLGDKSFVYNPMFALRLNKYLKRYDIVHVHLFPSLYWVALANLISLKKHKIVLTEHSSSNKRRNHSFFRTVDRIIYKQFNKIITISNSVNDNLQNHLGSKFTMVHKIYNGIDLEAIRTAKEYDKSELGLDKDTKLVIQVSSFRYPKDQETVIKAISKLPENVNLLLVGDGELRKKCEELSEKLRIQQRVYFLGIRSDVPRLLKTSDIVVLSSHYEGLSLSSVEGMASGKPFIATSSPGLKEVVENAGRLFPIGDVSALVKEISSLLDDSVHYNEIVYSCQKKAKLFDIEIMTDKYIEVYKEIIKNPKQQI from the coding sequence ATGAAAGTACTTCAGGTTATAAACTCTCTCTTGTCTGGAGGAGCAGAGAAGTTATTAGTTGATTCTATTATAAAATATGAAAATAAAGGATTACAGGTAGATTTACTTCTTTTGTACGGAGAGAAAACACCTTTCTATGAATATCTACAATCACGATCTAATGTTAATATAATTTCATTAGGAGATAAGAGTTTTGTGTATAATCCGATGTTTGCTTTAAGACTAAATAAATATTTAAAAAGATATGATATAGTTCATGTGCACTTATTTCCTTCTCTATATTGGGTGGCACTAGCAAATTTGATTAGCCTTAAAAAACATAAAATTGTACTTACAGAACATAGTTCAAGTAATAAGAGAAGGAATCATAGTTTTTTTAGAACAGTAGATAGAATAATTTACAAGCAATTTAATAAGATCATCACTATTTCTAATTCGGTAAATGATAACTTACAAAATCACCTTGGTTCTAAGTTTACAATGGTGCATAAAATATACAATGGCATTGATCTAGAAGCAATACGAACTGCCAAAGAATATGACAAGTCAGAATTAGGTTTAGATAAGGATACAAAATTGGTGATTCAGGTTTCCAGTTTTAGATACCCAAAGGATCAAGAAACAGTGATTAAAGCGATATCTAAATTGCCAGAAAATGTGAATTTATTGTTGGTTGGCGACGGAGAATTAAGAAAAAAATGTGAAGAATTATCCGAAAAACTGCGCATACAGCAAAGAGTTTATTTTTTAGGAATAAGATCGGATGTTCCTAGATTACTCAAAACCTCAGATATTGTTGTTTTATCATCTCACTATGAAGGATTATCTCTTTCTAGTGTAGAAGGAATGGCTTCAGGAAAACCTTTTATTGCTACTAGCTCTCCAGGCCTAAAGGAGGTTGTAGAAAATGCCGGAAGATTATTTCCAATAGGTGATGTTAGTGCTTTGGTTAAAGAAATCAGTAGTCTATTAGACGATTCAGTTCATTATAATGAAATTGTTTATTCTTGTCAGAAGAAAGCAAAACTCTTTGATATTGAAATTATGACTGATAAGTATATTGAAGTTTATAAAGAGATAATAAAAAATCCGAAACAACAAATCTAA
- a CDS encoding glycosyltransferase family 4 protein codes for MQKIIRVTTVPISLGKLLQGQLKFMSQYYEIVGVASQGRDQLDLVTQDEGIRVTPVEMTRKITPVQDLKAVYKLYKIFKKEKPDIVHSHTPKAGTLSMIAAKMAGVPHRLHTIAGLPLLEAKGAKRMLLDTVEKITYGCATKIYPNSSGLNTIILENKYTSSKKLKVIGNGSSNGIDTSFFDPELYSDEKSEVLSKKLGITRDDIVIIYAGRLVTDKGINELIQAFEKINKSVDNVKLLLVGTYENDLDPLLSEVQEEIDTNSNIIMVGWQEDVRPYFAISDMLAFPSYREGFPNVVMQSASMGLASIVTDINGCNEIITEGVNGTIIPVKNTKMLHDSIMKLIEDDELRKKMAKNARNSITSRYERKYVWKELLKEYQSLLN; via the coding sequence ATGCAAAAAATAATTAGGGTTACTACAGTACCAATATCATTAGGAAAACTGTTGCAGGGACAATTAAAATTTATGTCTCAATATTATGAAATTGTTGGAGTAGCAAGTCAAGGAAGAGATCAACTAGATCTAGTTACGCAAGATGAGGGTATACGTGTTACCCCTGTAGAAATGACTCGAAAAATTACTCCTGTACAAGACCTGAAAGCCGTATATAAACTCTATAAAATTTTTAAAAAAGAAAAACCTGATATTGTACATAGTCATACTCCAAAAGCAGGAACGTTATCTATGATTGCCGCAAAAATGGCGGGAGTTCCTCATCGGTTACATACTATTGCAGGATTACCATTATTAGAAGCCAAAGGAGCAAAGAGAATGCTGTTGGATACAGTAGAAAAAATAACCTATGGTTGTGCAACTAAAATTTATCCTAATTCATCAGGCCTCAATACCATTATCTTGGAGAATAAATATACGTCTTCAAAAAAATTAAAAGTGATAGGTAATGGAAGCTCTAATGGTATAGATACATCTTTCTTTGATCCAGAATTATACTCTGATGAAAAAAGTGAAGTATTATCAAAAAAACTAGGTATTACTCGTGATGATATTGTAATCATATATGCAGGTAGGCTAGTAACCGATAAAGGAATTAATGAATTAATTCAAGCTTTCGAGAAAATTAATAAAAGTGTAGATAATGTAAAGCTTCTTTTGGTAGGAACATATGAGAATGATTTAGATCCATTATTATCAGAAGTGCAAGAAGAAATAGATACAAATTCTAATATTATCATGGTGGGGTGGCAAGAAGATGTAAGACCTTATTTCGCAATATCTGATATGTTAGCATTTCCTAGTTATAGAGAAGGGTTTCCTAATGTGGTAATGCAATCTGCATCTATGGGATTAGCCAGTATTGTAACAGATATTAATGGATGTAATGAAATTATAACAGAAGGAGTAAATGGTACTATAATTCCTGTAAAGAATACAAAAATGTTGCATGATAGTATTATGAAATTAATTGAAGATGATGAACTAAGAAAGAAAATGGCTAAAAATGCAAGAAATTCTATAACCAGTAGGTATGAACGCAAGTATGTGTGGAAAGAACTATTGAAGGAATATCAATCGTTGCTTAACTGA